The DNA sequence ATACTCTGTACTTGCATTTTAGTATTCATCCAGCCGATCTATTTGGAAGCAACAAAGCTAGCCCACATTATTCTTATATTTTCATATTCGTTTAGTCCAGCCCACTCATTACCTGAgctattttaaaaaaatgaacaCAGTAAAACTTAAAACATCAAACACAACTACAATTGGCGGGAAAATGCTGAAATGGAGCTTCTCCTCAAATTGTCAAAATTCAAGCTCCAGCTCGGAGACCTGATCTCATCGCTCAAACAATCCAGagtactctctctctctctctctctctctctctctctctctctctctctctctctctctctctctctctctctctctctctctctctctctctctctctctctctctcgctctatctctctctctctctctctctcgctctaTCTCCCTCCCCCTCTTCCCCCTGACTCTCTCTACGTTTCAGGAATGTGAGCGCTATGCATCGGAGCAATACAATCTCTTACTCCAGGTTcatttacacacacacacatattttCTATTTTATTATATTACGAGTAATTCATATATTTTTGTTCTAATTTTTACTTTAATTGAAATTACAGAAACATAATGAAACTGAAGAAATATACAGTCGAAAATTAAAGGAGTTACAAGATGAATTAGCTGCATCTAAAGATCTTCGTCAAAAACTCGAAACGAAGGTGtgtatataattatatttttcatTGTAATATGAGTTATTAAGTTATGTATGTCACTAATCTGATGAAATTAGTATGACGAATTAAGTTAATCTAGGTTTCGATCTATAGGTTGATCGGAATATAATTGTCGTAAAATTGAACTAATTATCCAATCTTCGTTGTTTCCCCTCTTTATGAAGTTAATTTGGGATTGAGTGTATATATTAATCGATTTGGTGTAATTGAGGCGTGAGCTAATATTACTTGTTGTCATCAGTTGTTTTTGTTTTTTAGTTGTATATGTTTTCGGGAAATCAGTGGATTTGTTGTGTTCGCAGTTGAATTACCTtcagaatgacaatgagttgctTGATAACAAGCAAAAGGAGTTGCAAGGAACTATTAATAGATTGCTTCAATCAAAGGAAAGTTTTGTTAAAGTTTACGAGGTTTGTATACTGATTGGTAATATTTAATGTATTTTGTGCTCTGTGTTATATTATCTATCACATTCTTTGTCTAGCAATAGGCATTGCTCGTGTGTTCCACTTGGTTCTTGAAAGTTGCTAACTGTTTGAACTTCGGATGTTTTTATCTTgtttgtaattatgtcatcacacACTATTACATAAGGTGTACATACTTTAAAATGGCTTTCTGCACTtgctttttttattttttttggacAATTCAACTTTTTGATGTTATAACTTATATTATTCATATACATGTTAGCTAAGCTGTACTGGTCATCTTTGTGTAATATGCATTACAACGTAAGGAGTAACTATGCACACGGCACACCTTAAGATTATGTATTTACTAAATTGTACTTGTTTTGGTGGGCTTGAGTTGAATACAGTTTGTGTAATTTGTAACTTTATCGGAACCCTGTGCATTGCCTATCAGGCATCTGAACTGATCTAACCAGCCCAGCTAAGAAAGTTCTGTTTTTAAACTTTTAAGTAGAAGCTTAGCTCAAAATTTTCAAATGTTGTCAAAATAAAGATGGCTTGCACCCATGATTATTTTGATGTTTTTCTCTACTGTTTTTTTATTCATACAGTTCAGTAAAGTACGTTTCGTGCAATTTATGTGTTCAAATTTTTCTGGGCTTCTTAAAAGCCTGAACTTAATTTATCTGATTGTTGGTTCATTTTTGAACTGCAGGACTCTACCTTTGAAATGAAACAAGCTATCACACAGAAAGATAATACGATTTCCGGTCTTACAGAGGAAATAAGATTACACACGTCATTGTTTTCATCAATAGAGAAGGAGGCTTTGTCTGTCAAGAAAATTGTGGAAAATGCGCAACAGGTTCTCAGTGAAAAAGAGGAATTAGGCATGTGTTGTGGTTAATGTGTATGTTCAGTTAGTATGTCATAGATATGCAGTGATATATTCCTGTAAAGAGCATTATATTTTCTTTTCAAAACTTTGTTTGCTGTTTTCAGTTGCTGGTCTGAAGATCAAAGTAGACAGAGCTACTACACTGGGAACTGAATTCATGGGTAACATTAAATTATTATATGCCATTTTCATCAACCTGATTTGATGTTGGTTGCAGTTTCATAGTTTCATTTGCCATAACTGTGCTAACGTTCCCCACAGACAAGATCAGTACACTTGATACTAAGCTGCGAAGTAATGAGGATGAGCTTAAAAGGAAGAACAAAATAATACTGGACTTAAAATCACATATGGAGGCAGCTAAAATCTGCGCCAAAGGTCCAAAAGCAGAGAATGAGATATCCTTATTTATAGAAGTTATTTAGATTTAACTCGCTCTAAGCATTAGACATATTATTAGCTAGAAATAATTTGGGTTAAAGTTTTCCTTGACCAGCCTCACCTTAAGGAAACTCTATTGGCGAAGGAAGAAATTATACAAAGTCTAATTTTAGAGAAAAAAGTGAGGCTTTGCAAATGATGGTCTTTCCTGTTAAATAAACTTGTTTCTATCTGTATCCTTCTTTATGTCTTATCCTTCAACAATCAATTGTCAGGCATTGCATTTCGAATTAAACAACTTACAAGTTGTCATTAAGAAGATTCAAGACTTCATCAGACATATGGATGAAGAGGTTAGACACTTTATTCTTAGTCAATAACTTATAACTTGCTCAGTGTTGGTCCACTGGTAAACTTCATGTACATTAAAATAATAATACGTAAGGGGGTTCATCAAGATTATCTACTTTTGTACTTCATACTCTACAGAAATATGAGCTATCAGCCTGCACTTATATCATCCAGGATATTTTTGAAACTAtaacattcaataataaataTGATGATTACTTTAATTAAGCAAAAGGAAACAGTAACATTGCCTGCCACGACCTATGTTGGATAATACTTCAGCGccatattatttttatattgatcTTCAGGTATATAATATTATATTGAAATATACAAAACCTCTGAATGACCATACATTGAGCCTTTCAGTGTAGTCTGATTAACTCATGTACTTACATGTACATGTCAATATTCTCATGCTAGAGTAAAAAGGCATTCTCCTCGATGATGGCTAGCCAACAATGTGTAGCAACTAAAGTAGAGGAAAAGGACAGGTAAGTGCTAGAATCATCTGGTTCTCTTCAGTAACTTCAAATTCTTATTCATATTTTTCAGACTGCATATTCAATGACTAATGTCTGTAAGAAGTAAGTTATTGAACATATCACGGCAAATACAATTTAACTAGTCAAAATGAACTCTAAAACTTGCATGCACTCAGGTTAGAAGTAATGCCATGCACTGAGACTAAAAAGTTAGTAAGATCTTGATAATTTGATGATTACCTTATTTCTATGTTTAGTTTTGCTATCATTGAGAGTGCAGTGTAATTTTGCTCCTGTTTGTTGGCGTTGTTTTTTTCTAATTATTTCTGTTTCATTGACATTCCAGGAGTGAACAGACAATGGAAAGTACTAAAGGAAACTTCCCTCATCTTTCTGATCCTCCACAGTCAAATTTTTCCCAACCTGAATCCACTGTGAATATTCTAAACATTTCTGTTGCTGAAGCAAAGGTACTAGAAGATAAGCCTTTTCTTTGCCATATTTAAATGTTATATCAGAATATAAAGTTCTACTATCAACATATACAATTGGGAGCCCTTGCAGCGTTGTCAAGTACTTCAGTTTACATACTTGTTGCAGGAAAACTATAAAGCATCAGTAAATCAGCTGGATTCAGAGTGTTCAACAACCCAACCACAAACATCTTGATAGAGAGGTAACCAGAATCCTTTCTTTCTCTACAAGACTACAACCGGTAATTAGTTTGGAATTTTGAATTAGTTATAAAAGTGctttttttattaaactattaaaGTGCTTATTTAATTTCTTTGTTTTCAATAATGGCCCTCCAAGCTCCCGTTAGTGTAAAATGTGATGTCTAGGTCTTGTTTTCAACTTGCTAAGCTAATGAAATTTTGAAATGTGATAAGTTGTTTCAGTGAAAGTCGACCCACATAATACTCATCAACAAAGAAAACTGTCTAGCTGAACTTCAATTTTCTCTGAGCTCATAACTTGGACAAATTGTAACAAAGAACTTGCAAACCCAAGACTATCTTCATTAAATGAGCAACAGAAACAGTTCAAACAAACTTATACAAAAAAAACTTTTAACTTTCTATACAACTTAATTGTAGAAAAAAGTTACAGCTACAGCCTACAAATAGGTTTAACTGTATATGTACCTTTATAAGAGTGATTGACAGAAAAGGTCTTGAATCCTAAAGTTTTAATTATATAGATTTGGTACATTAACATGTCTGTTTATATAAAGTATCAAATGTTGAGCAAGTTACCCTGGCCCGGACAGACTTTCTGGGAAGTCCAGTCAAATATTTCAGGATGTAAAATGTTGCAATGACAATCCTATTGGTGGATGTATTCCAGGTTTATCATCTGAAGAAAGATGTAATTCAATGTGTACCAAAACTTGCGGACCAAAAGGAGGATAGTTCAAGAATCATAAGTGTCACTGTATGTGTTGAATTTACTTTCTAATCATATCAACATTGCAACTACTGTAATTTGAGCTAAGGTGTCTTGTAATTTTAATATGAACGTACTTTACAATTTAATTTAAGTTTATTAATACTTGTGTCTCAAGTCTTGCTACCTGCAAATGGCCCATATAGAACCAGTGAATTACTATTACAAGCCTTACACACTTCAAATCTTTGAGTTGAGAGCTTTGAGGCAGTTTAATCTGTGATCGAGTAAGTTGGTAATTAGTACACGTTATGTTCTTATGAAATGCTTGATTTCCAACTGCTTATGCAGTATAGAAGAAAACAGTGAATGTTCTTACTTATTTGGAACACATATTCTGCATATTTTTATAAGAACTTAATATTCCCTTTGATACATTTTGTGTACATTCTTCTACAAAATCTAAAAATACAACTGAACCATTCTCATTAGAGATTAGTGGTGCAATCATACTTCTGAGAAGGAGATGGTACTTTACACCTGGTTCATGGTTTCCCTTCTCAGGAAAAGTAATCTTTGTGCCTTTCTTCCAACCAGGTTTAACATGTATAAGCAATATCTCCTCAACAGTAGCAAGCTTACTGCAATAAGGTGATAAGGCAAaaaaaacaaattgcagacacTCGGACAGGTTTCAAGTCAGTAGAGTAAATTAGGTAATTACTTATGAGTTGTGACACATTGGTTTAGTTATATTATGTCATTTCTTCCTTGTTAAGGAAATACATTAGTATTTTCTCTTGGTTTTACCTATAATCTAGTGGCTAAGATTAGCTGAATATAAGAATGTGGGGCATTCCTTTTTTGTTTGTTAGCTGAGACCATATATAGCTCTCTATTTCCTTTGTACCTAGAACGGGAGAATGAATTGTCTTCTCATGAAATATATGAATCCTTAGCCCTATCCTTCTATCTCCTATTTCTCTTTATTCTGTATTCTCAATGTTAAGATTCTTTACATTCCTGAATCATATGATGCTTGTTATCATGGTATCAGAGCGGAAATGCTAAAGAATCACAGTTTCTGAATCATTCCTCATCTCTCCATCTTATCTTCTCAACTTCTTGAATCTTGTCTTTTTTTGATTTCTCAGATCTACTTTTCTGAGaacataaaaaaaaatcaaatcttTCTTCTTATTTGCTCCTGTGCCGGTCTCGATCTTGTTCTTATCTTTCCTCTCGAGTGTTAAATGGCTGGAACACGTGTGTCTTATCAAGATATGATGACACCTCTCTTCTTACACCCATCTGATAATGCCGCCTCAATACAAGTGGACAAACTTCAAGGATCCTCGGACTACAGAGCCTGGAGGAGGTCGATGGAAATCAATCTTTCTTCGAAACGTAAGCTGGGCTTCGTAACTGGTACTGTTTCTATCCCTACTGATGATGTAGCTAAGGCTGAGATGTGGGAAACCTGTAATAATATGGTGATTGCCTGGCTTACGGCTAATGTTTCCCCTACCATTAAAAAATCGATTATGTACATGTCTTCAGCCAAGGACATATGGTTCAACCTTGAAAAACGATTCTCTCTAACTAATGGTAGTAGAAAGTACAAACTCAATAGAGATGTTTTCGAGTTAAAGCAAAACTCAGACTCTATCACTGAAGACTACACTGCTATGAAGTCTATCTGGGAGGAGTTGGACTCTCTTAATCTTCTACCTACTGTTACATCTACTACAGCTGATGTCTTGAAATTACTTGAAGTTATTAATCTGCAGAAAGAGGAATCTCGCCTTTTTCAGTTTTTAAATGGGTTGGATGAGCAATACAATACCCATAGGAGTAATTTATTGATGCAAATTCCTCTTCCTACAGTTGAAACTGCTTGTGCCACGTTAGAACAAGAAGAGGCGCAAAGGTCTTTGTTAAGCTCAAACATAAATAAACCCTCTGTTGATTTGATGGCTATGTACAACAAGCATAACCCTGATCGAAATATGACCTGTAATGTTTGTGATGCCAAAGGCCATTCTTCTACAAAGTGTTGGCAAGTCATTGGGTATCCTAGGTGGCACGCCAAGCATGGCACACCCGGTGGGACACTAAACAACTCAAGAAGGGTCTCTGCAACAACAAATCCCAGATGGCACAGACCTCAACCAAATACTCCACCAAGAATGGCTGCCCATGTTCATATAGACACTCCATCTGATGCCTCTGGACTCCTCTTTACACCTCAACAACTTGACCAGCTGTCTAAATTGCTACACCAGCTGTCTAAATTGCTACCTCAAATGCATAATGCTCAGAACAAAACTCCAACTGATGATGATGAACTGGACTATCACTTCTCTGGAATGATAACTTGTTTTAATGCTCAAAGCTTGAAGTCAGAGTGGATTGTAGATTCTGGAGCATCAGAACACATGACTCCATACAACTCAACAATTGACAACCCCTCTCTCACACTCAGCAATCAGAAAATTCAGTTGCCAACTGGTGATACTGTGGTGATATCACATAGTGGTCAGGTACATCTGGCCCCTTCTCTTACACTTGACAATGTTCTTTGTGTTCCACAATTTAAGCACAACCTCTTATCTGTTCAAAAATTATTGAAAGATGGAAAATACACAATAGACTTCCATACCACTCACTGCAATATTGTTGACAAAGTCACAGGACTAATACTTTTAGTAGGTAAAGTAAGGCATGGTTTGTATTATATTGATGCAACCAGTTCACATGCTTGTAACACTGTTCAAACACCTGTTGAAAAGACTACTCTAGCTTTATGGCACCACAGGCTATGTCATGCCTCCCTGTCATCTATTAAACACATTGCTTCCATTTCTACTTGCTCATCAAACTCACCCAAAATCTGTGCTTCATGTCCTCTGTCCAAATTTATTAAACTTCCATATCAATTAAGTGCTTCTCATGCTACTGAGTCTTTCTCCCTTATTCATATGGACATTTGGGGCCCCTACAAAGTCCCTTATAGGTCCAAATATAGATACTTTCTCACCTTAGTTGATGATTTCTCCAGAAATACGTGGGTCTATCTGCTTCAATTTAAATCAGATTACTTGCAGCATATTAAATCTTTCTGCCAGTATGTGAAGAATCATTTCAATAAATCAGTTCAAACTCTTAGGTCTGACAATGCCTTAGAGTTTACATCTGCTGCTTGTCAACTCTTTCTAAGTGAGAATGGGATAAGTCCATCAACTGTCATGCCCTTACAGACCCCAGCAAAATGCTAGGGCTGAAAGAAAGCATCGACACATTCTTGAGGTGTCCAGAGCAATCAGATGTCATGCAGGTCTACCACTGGATTTTTGGGGTGCTTGTATCCTTACTGCTGTCTATATAATCAACCGTCTTCCCACACCTGTTTTAAACAACAATTCACCTTACGAAACTCTGCACAAGAAACCACCTGATTATGATGGAATGAAAGTGTTTGGGTGCCTTGTGTTTGCTGCAAATCCCTCTCCACCTACTGACAAATTTGAGAATAGAGGGGTTCCATGTTTGTTTCTGGGATATCCTCCTCAAACAAAGGGATATAGACTGTACAATCTACAAAGCAAAACTGAGTTCATATCTCGAGATGTTCAGTTCCATGAGACCATTTTTCCATTTCATGCTTCATCTCTCGACAAATTTATGAAACCCTTGCCTCCTTCTATGTTCCAGTCTTTGCCGAATTACATAGATGATATTTATTCTCCTGCAACAGAACAACCTCATATCAACTTTACACCACCCCCTTCCCCTCTCACTCATACCTCATCCCCTTCCTCTTCTCAAACCTCTGAAGAAGCTTTAGCAGAAATTACAGATTCAGACACACCCTCACCTATACCACTCAGGAAATCTTCCAGACCTCACCATCCACCTGCCTGGTTCAAAGATTACAACATCACATCTGCACCTCATGCTGCCTCACATCTGGCCACAACTGCTATTGATTACAATTTCAGTTGTTTTCTCTCTTCAATAATAGAAAACACTGATCCTACATCTTTTAAAGTTGCTGTCACTGAAGAACACTGGGTCCATGCTATGAATTCTGAACTTGATGCTCTGGAAGTGAATGATACTTGGGAGATTGTCAGTTTACCGCCTGGAAAAGCAgctattgggtgcaagtggctCTTCAAAACTAAGTACAAGGCAGATGGCTCTATAGACAAACACAAAGCTAGACTTGTCATCTTAGGGTGTCATCAAAAGCATGGTGATGACTTCTttgagacttttgctccagtgGCCAAACTAACCACTGTTCGCACTCTGCTTGCAGTTGCAGCAAGAGAGAATTGGCTTACCTTTCAGATGGATGTATCGAATGCGTTCCTTCATGGAGAGTTATCCGAGAATGTGTATATGAAGATGCCTCCCGGATACACTGCTAAAGGAAGCAGAATGACCACCAATATGGCTATTTCTCCTTCTCAATCCAACCTTGTTTGTAAACTCAAAAAATCACTATACGGCCTTAAGCAAGCACCAAGGCTATGGTTCCTTAAACTATCAACTACCTTACTTCAACTTGGTTATAAACAATCAAAGGCTGATTCAAGTCTGTTCAGTATTCATACCTCCGACACTATCACTGTCATATTGATCTATGTGGACGACCTTCTCATCAGTGGTAATTGCATAGCTTCTATCAATTCTCTGAAGCTCATGCTCTCTCAATCATTCCATATGAAAGATTTGGGCGCTTTAAGCTACTTCCTTGGCCTTGAAATCTCTAGATCACCAGATGGTATCTTTCTCTGCCAGAAAAAGTACACTATGGATATTCTCAAAGAGCACAATCTTCTCCATGCCAAACCTCTTCAACTTCCTTTGGATACTCACTTAAAACTAACACCAGATGCAGGTGATCTCCTTCCTGACCCACACATCTATCAAAGGCTTCTTGGCCAGCTCATTTACCTCACTGTGACGAGGCCTGATATCACCTTCAGTGTGCAACTTCTCTCCCAATACATGAACAAACCCACAACTGTGCATCTCCAAGCAGCTTACAGAATTCTTAGATATTTGACTGGCTCCATTTCTCAAGGCATCTTACTGGCATCTAACTCTGCAGCCAAACTAACAGCCTACACCGACAGTGACTGGGCATCCTGTCCTACTACAAGAAGGTCAACTACTGGCTACTGCATTTTTCTGGGCAGCTCTCCTATTTCTTGGAAATCAAAAAAGCAACAGGTAGTAGCCAGATCATCAGCAGAAGCCGAGTACAGAGCAATGGCTTTAACCACCTGTGAGGTTACTTGGTTATCTGCACTTCTCAAAGACCTTGGTCTTCACAAACTGCCTCCCACCACTATCAACTGTGACAATAAAGCAGCCCTTGCTATTGCTGCCAATCCAGTTCTTCATGATAGAACTAAACATGTTGAAATAGACTGTCACTATGTGAGGGACCAACTCAAAGCTGGAAAAGTTCAAACTGCCCATGTTGGATCTTCtcaacaaatagcagatatttttaCAAAGCAACTCCCAATCAAGCTTCATCACTCTCATCTTCACAAGCTGACAACCTCACTTAATCATTCCTCTGCAgcttgagggggagtgttaaGGAAATACATTAGTATTTTCTCTTGGTTTTACCCTATTTTTTATATGGTATTTTGTAGTCTACTGAGCTATCAAGTTAGTTATAATCTAGTGGTTAAGATTAGCTGAATATAAGAATGTGGGGCATTCCTTTTTTGTTTGTTAGCTGAGACCATATATAGCTCTCTATTTCCTTTGTACCTAGAATGGGAGAATGAATTGTCTTCTCATGAAATATATGAATCCTTAGCCCTATCCTTCTATCTCCTATTTCTCTTTATTCTGTATTCTCAATGTTAAGATTCTTTATATTCCTGAATCATATGATGCTTGTTATCATTCCTGAGTCCACATTACATGTTTTAACTCACGGCATCTTGAATGGTGAACTGTCAGACCTAGTGCTACTCACCAGAATCTCAACATCAGACCTTGTTAATAAATCCAAAGGAACGATGCAAATACTTGAAGTTCCAAATTTCATTACGGAATATACATTTTCCTTCATTTTTAAAAGGTTGTAGGATTAAGACTGGAGAATTGTAACAGTAAATTAACTTCTTTTGATGGTTCTCCAACAGCCATAAATTTTAATGTTATAACAAATTATAAGATGACAGAAAAATTCTTGAATACTAAAGCTTTTCTGGGAAGTCCCGATACATTTTTCAGGATGTAAAATATTGCAATGACAACTTATTGGTGAATGGGTATTCCAGGTTTATGCAACATGCAAGTTAGTACGAAAATCTCTTACCTTGTGCTCTGAGATAAGCACACGTGACCAATATATACTTGAACTAAAGCTGGTCATATTTTATACATaatagtttttttttataaattatataataatgaCTTTACACCACTATTAGTATGCATTAAAAAGTGAGATTTTCGAAATGAGACAGATTCTAAGTTATTGGTGGATGCCATTTATGGTACACGTGGTAAATTCTATTTTGACACAATTGTTGATGATTGTGTCGAGATGTTTAAACACTTTGAACAAGTGTTAGTTATGTTTGTGTCTAAACGAATACTGTAGCCCATAAATTAGCACATGTTGCCTATTCTGAGTCTGATCTTCAGGAATGGCATATAAATGCTCCTGAGTTTAAT is a window from the Apium graveolens cultivar Ventura chromosome 1, ASM990537v1, whole genome shotgun sequence genome containing:
- the LOC141722521 gene encoding uncharacterized protein LOC141722521, encoding MELLLKLSKFKLQLGDLISSLKQSRECERYASEQYNLLLQKHNETEEIYSRKLKELQDELAASKDLRQKLETKLNYLQNDNELLDNKQKELQGTINRLLQSKESFVKVYEDSTFEMKQAITQKDNTISGLTEEIRLHTSLFSSIEKEALSVKKIVENAQQVLSEKEELVAGLKIKVDRATTLGTEFMDKISTLDTKLRSNEDELKRKNKIILDLKSHMEAAKICAKGPKAENELKETLLAKEEIIQSLILEKKALHFELNNLQVVIKKIQDFIRHMDEESKKAFSSMMASQQCVATKVEEKDRSEQTMESTKGNFPHLSDPPQSNFSQPESTVNILNISVAEAKENYKASVNQLDSECSTTQPQTS